Genomic DNA from Oncorhynchus clarkii lewisi isolate Uvic-CL-2024 chromosome 28, UVic_Ocla_1.0, whole genome shotgun sequence:
gaatacataaagacatcatacatactctaacatgtaacacagaatacataaagacatcatacatactccaacatgtaacacagaatacataaagacatcatacatactctaacatgtaacacagaatacataaagacatcatacatactctaacatgtaacacagaatacataaagacatcatacatactctaacatgtaacacagaatacataaagacatcatacatactctaacatgtaacacagaatacataaagacatcatacatactctaacatgtaacacagaatacataaagacatcatacatactctaacatgtaacacagaatacataaagacatcatacatactctaacatgtaacacagaatacataaagacacatacatactctaacatgtaacacagaatacataaagacatcatacatactctaacatgtaacacagaatacataaagacatcatacatactctaacatgtaacacagaatacataaagacatcatacatactctaacatgtaacacagaatacataaagacatcatacatactctaacatgtaacacagaatacataaagacatcatacatactctaacatgtaacacagaatacataaagacatcatacatactctaacatgtaacacagaatacataaagacatcatacatactctaacatgtaacacagaatacataaagacatcatacatactctaacatgtaacacagaatacataaagacatcatacatactctaacatgtaacacagaatacataaagacatcatacatactctaacatgtaacacagaatacataaagacacatacatactctaacatgtaacacagaatacataaagacatcatacatactctaacatgtaacacagaatacataaagacatcatacatactctaacatgtaacacagaatacataaagacatcatacatactctaacatgtaacacagaatacataaagacatcatacatactctaacatgtaacacagaatacataaagacatcatacatactctaacatgtaacacagaatacataaagacatcatacatactctaacatgtaacacagaatacataaagacacatacatactctaacatgtaacacagaatacataaagacatcatacatactctaacatgtaacacagaatacataaagacatcatacatactctaacatgtaacacagaatacataaagacatcatacatactctaacatgtaacacagaatacataaagacatcatgcatactctaacatgtaacacagaatacataaagacatcatacatactctaacatgtaacacagaatacataaagacacatacatactctaacatgtaacacagaatacataaagacatcatacatactctaacatgtaacacagaatacataaagacatcatacatactctaacatgtaacacagaatacataaagacatcatacatactctaacatgtaacacagaatacataaagacatcatacatactctaacatgtaacacagaatacataaagacatcatacatactctaacatgtaacacagaatacataaagacatcatacatactgtaacatgtaacacagaatacataaagacatcatacatactgtaacatgtaacaaagaatacataaagacatcatacatactgtaacatgtaacacagaatacataaagacatcatacatactctaacatgtaacacagaatacataaagacatcatacatactctaacatgtaacacataatacataaagacacatacatactctaacatgtaacacagaatacataaagacatcatacatactctaacatgtaacacagaatacataaagacatcatacatactctaacatgtaacacagaatacataaagacatcatacatactctaacatgtaacacagaatacataaagacatcatacatactctaacatgtaacacagaatacataaagacatcatacatactctaacatgtaacacagaatacataaagacatcatacatactctaacatgtaacacagaatacataaagacatcatacatactctaacatgtaacacagaatacataaagacatcatacatactctaacatgtaacacagaatacataaagacatcatacatactctaacatgtaacacagaatacataaagacatcatacatactctaacatgtaacacagaatacataaagacacatacatactctaacatgtaacacagaatacataaagacatcatacatactctaacatgtaacacagaatacatgaagacatcatacatactctaacatgtaacacagaatacataaagacatcatacatactctaacatgtaacacagaatacataaagacatcatacatactctaacatgtaacacagaatacataaagacatcatacatactctaacatgtaacacagaatacataaagacatcatacatactctaacatgtaacacagaatacataaagacatcatacatactctaacatgtaacacagaatacataaagacatcatacatactctaacatgtaacacagaatacataaagacatcatacatactctaacatgtaacacagaatacataaagacatcatacatactctaacatgtaacacagaatacataaagacatcatacatactctaacatgtaacacagaatacataaagacacatacatactctaacatgtaacacagaatacataaagacatcatacatactctaacatgtaacacagaatacataaagacatcatacatactctaacatgtaacacagaatacataaagacatcatacatactctaacatgtaacacagaatacataaagacatcatacatactcgaacatgtaacacagaatacataaagacatcatacatactctaacatgtaacacagaatacataaagacatcatacatactctaacatgtaacacagaatacataaagacatcatacatactctaacatgtaacacagaatacataaagacatcatacatactctaacatgtaacacagaatacataaagacatcatacatactctaacatgtaacacataatacataaagacacatacatactctaacatgtaacacagaatacataaagacatcatacatactctaacatgtaacacagaatacataaagacatgatacatactctaacatgtaacacagaatacataaagacatcatacatactctaacatgtaacacagaatacataaagacatcatacatactctaacatgtaacacagaatacataaagacatcatacatactctaacatgtaacacagaatacataaagacacatacatactgtaacatgtaacacagaatacataaagacatcatacatactctaacatgtaacacagaatacataaagacatcatacatactctaacatgtaacacagaatacataaagacatcatacatactctaacatgtaacacagaatacataaagacatcatacatactcgaacatgtaacacagaatacataaagacatcatacatactctaacatgtaacacagaatacataaagacacatacatactctaacatgtaacacagaatacataaagacatcatacatactctaacatgtaacacagaatacataaagacatcatacatactctaacatgtaacacagaataCATAAAGACATTACACAGAAGATTCTCTGTGGATGAACTCATCACTCACATGGACCTATGTATATCGTACACAAACAAACATCCTTCAAATAATTCCTTATGGACACAAACACGGCTGTATGTGACTCGCTGCTTCACTACTGCTAATAAAACTAGACCGAACGGTACGAAGGTTTCAGGCGACAAAGGCTTGCAACATAGCAGTTATTCTGGCAGAAAAATAGAATGTGTATGGACAAGCTCTTCTACCTCATGACACAATTTCATTACAAAACAGGATTATTAAACAAACCTTCCCCCAATGAAGGGTCTGTCTGCACAATAAGGCAGCAGGCACACATTCATGTTGTAACTCAAAACCATCTACTGTGGAAGACAAGTGCTGTGTCTGACACTCTTCCTTTGATCTTTCAgtcatctgtctgtctttctctctctctccatccctctctgtctgtctttctctctctctccatccccctctgtctgtctttctctctctctccatccctctctgtctgtctttctctctctctccatcactctctgtctgtctttctctctctctccatccccctctgtctttctctctctctccatccctctctgtctgtctttctctctctctccatcactctctgtctgtctttctctctctctccatccctctctgtctgtctttctctctctctccatcactctctgtctgtctttctctctctctccatccctctctgtctgtctttctctctctctccatccccctctgtctgtctttctctctctctccatccctctctgtctgtctttctctctctctccatcactctctgtctgtctttctctctctctccatcactctctgtctgtctttctctctctctccatccctctctgtctgtctttctctctctctccatccctctctgtctgtctttctctctctctccatccctctctgtctgtctttctctctctctccatccctctctgtctgtctttctctctctctccatccctctctgtctgtctttctctctctctccatccctctctgtctgtctttctctctctctccatcactctctgtctgtctttctctctctctccatccctctctgtctgtctttctctctctctccatccccctctgtctgtctttctctcgctctccatccctctctgtctgtctttctctctctctccatcactctctgtctgtctttctctctctctccatccctctctgtctgtctttctctctctctccatccccctctgtctgtctttctctctctctccatccctctctgtctgtctttctctctctctccatcactctctgtctgtctttctctctctctccatccctctctgtctgtctttctctctctctccatccccctctgtctgtctttctctctctctccatccctctctgtctgtctttctctctctctccatcactctctgtctgtctttctctctctctccatccctctctgtctgtctttctctctctctccatcactctctgtctgcctttctctctctctccatcactcggtctgtctttctctctctctctccatcctcctctgtctgtctttctctctctctccatccctctctgtctgcctttctctctctctccatcactctctgtctgtctctctctctctctccatcactctctgtctgtctttctctctctctccatccccctctgtctgtctttctctctctctctccatcactctctgtctgtctttctctctctccatcactctctgtctgtctctctctctctctctctccatcactctctgtctgtctgtctctctctccatcactctctgtctgtctgtctctctctctctctctctctccatcactctctgtctgtctttctttgtctctctccatcactctctgtatgtctttctttctctctctccatcactctctgtctgtctgtctttctctctctctccatccctctctgtctgtctgtctctctctccatccctttctgtctgtctgtctctctctccatccccctctgtctgtctttctttctctctctccatcactctctgtctgtctgtctttctctctctccatcactctctgtctgtctttctttctctctctccatcactctctgtctgtctttctctctctctccatccctctctgtctgtctgtctctctctctccatccctctctgtctgtctgtctctctctctccatccccctctgtctgtctttctttctctctctccatcactctctgtctgtctttctttctctctctccatcactctctgtctgtctttctctctctctccatcactctctctgtctttctttctctctctccatcactctgtctgtctttctttctctccatcactctctgtctgtctttctttctctctctccatcactctctgtctgtctttctttctctctctccatcactctctgtatgtctttctttctctctctccatcactctctgtctgtctctctctctctctctctctgtctttctttctctctctccatcactctctgtctgtctttctctctcatctttctcttcACAGAGGCAAAGGTGGGTGGTTATTAACTTGAGCCGAGAGCAAAGTGGCAGTGGTTTTTGTTTACAAACAGACATTCTTATCCGTTTTACAATTACAGTTAATCCCCATAAAATGATTGTGAAAGATGAGTGACGAGCCAAGAGGAATTAGAGATTACATATCATTTGTCTTCCAGTTGACTGGCAGGGAAGAAGGAACTGTACCGTATTCAGTCACAACACTTCCTCATATTTGAGAGGGCCCTAGTTCCTTCAGGGCCTTATAATAAATAAAGGACTCAGGAGGTGAATTCTGCCTTACCTAGATGTGTTGAATTGTTCTATCCATAAAGCTGTGCCAAATACAATTCCCCTTGAGGGACAATGCAGTTATATTGAATTTAATTGACTGACCAAGTCTCTGAACTACACCTCCCAGCATCCCCTGCACAGTACCTGCGTGGGCGGGTCCTGGGGGACATCATCTCGTTGCCCAGTACGTGGTACCGCCGGGCCTCGTGGAGGAGCTGGTAGCACTCTGGCGCCGTCTGGATGATCTGGTCTCCTTCCACTGTCTGGACAAAGTAGTTGGGGTGCAGCAGGGGCAGACGGACGTGGTGCAGCAGGTCCTTAAGCACGGGCCTCCGGGGCTCCACACTGTGGTACACCCAGCGCATCACCGCCTCAAACACCACCTCCTCCTTCCCGATGGCCAGTTCATCACTGCAGATGTACTCCTCCAGCTCGTCTCTCCTCAGGTCCAGGAACTCCTCGTGTTGGGCCACGTCAGGGAAGTTGGCCAGGGCGTACGAGCGGCAGCGGCTGGCCAGCTGTTTCAGTGCGTGGGCGTCGGCGAAGCGTTGGATGCCCAAGCAATTGCAAGGGTCAAGCTGGTCTTCGAGGAACTTGGCGCAGGCGTCGCGGAGCGTGGAGATCTGGAAGAGGCTGGAGGTCTCGAAGAGGAACTGCACGTTGTCAGTGGTGATCTTGGCGCGGCCCGTGTAGACGTAGCTGAGGAAGGAGTCCATGGCCTCGGCCAGGATGCCGTTGATCTCCACCAGCATCTCACGCGACTCGCGGTGGTCATTGCAGAACATGGCACGGAAGTAGGAGGAACAGGCAGAGAGCACAGCACGGTGGCAGGGGAACTCGCGGCCCTGCACGCTGATGACCACGTCGGTGAAGAGGCGGCTGTCGCGGAACTCGTTGAACACCTGCAAGATGGCCTCCGAGTGGGAGGAGCCGGAGGAGAACTCCAGAACTTCATTACCGGTCAGGGTTTTAGAGTCCACTTCGAACACCTTGGAGGGATGAAAATAATGAGTTTAATTTACTTTTAAAGGCCTACTCTGTAACTTTTAATCTACAGTCAAAAGTGATAACGTGGCACTGGTTTATAAACTGGAAGAGGGGGTCTTGGCCATGTTCCCGTTTGTTATGCTTCTTGGAAAAATGTGATTTTAGTGTGTTTTTATTTGCCACTTGAGAAATAATTGACACACATTGCCCTTCAAAACACTTGTCAAGACTAGTAAGAACTCGGAGTTGTGATAAAATGAGTGGGTTTAGTGAGCACCTTTCGTTTGACGGCGGGGGAGTCCCTGGTCCCAGAGTCCTCCCTGTTGAGCCGTCTGCCCAGGATCAACACCATGGTTGCTGCCCTATAGACCGACCAGATACCTGGAGGGAAAACAGGAAATAAGGTTATAGACTGACCAGATACCTGGAGGGAAAACAGGAAATAAGGTTAAACTGACctgatacctggagggacaacagGAAATAAGGTTATAGACCGACCAGATACCTGGAGGGAAAACAGGAAATAAGGTTAAACTGACctgatacctggagggacaacagGAAATAAGGTTATAGACCGACCGGATCCCTGGAGGTACAACAGGAAATAAGGTTAGAACGACCAgatacctggagggacaacagGAAATAAGGTCATAGATCGACCggatacctggagggacaacagGAAATAAGGTTATAGACCGACCAGATACCTGGAGTGACAACAGGAAATAAGGTTATAGACTGACctgatacctggagggacaacagGAAATAAGGTTATAGACCAACCggatacctggagggacaacagGAAATAAGGTTAAACTGACATGATACCTGCAGGGACAACAGGAAATAAGGTTATAGACCGACCggatacctggagggacaacagGAAATAAGGTTAAACTGACctgatacctggagggacaacagGAAATAAGGTTAAACTGACctgatacctggagggacaacagGAATAAGGTTAAACTGACCTGTTACCTGGAGGGACAACAGGAAATAAGGTTAAACTGACctgatacctggagggacaacagGAAATAAGGTCATAGACCAACCAGATACCTGGAGGGACAAAAGGAAATAAGTTTATAGATCGACCGGATACCTGGAGGGACACCAGGAAATAAGGTTATAGATCGACCggatacctggagggacaacagGAAATAAGGTTATAGATCGACCggatacctggagggacaacagGAAATAAGTTCATAGACCGACCggatacctggagggacaacagGAAATAAGGTTATAGACTGAAGggatacctggagggacaacagGAAATAAGGTTATAGACCGAAGGGATACCTGGAGGGAAAACAGGAAATAAGGTTATAGATCGACCggatacctggagggacaacagGAAATAAGGTTATAGACCGACCggatacctggagggacaacagGAAATAAGGTTATAGACTGAAGggatacctggagggacaacagGAAATAAGGTTATAGACCAAAGggatacctggagggacaacagGAAATAAGGTTATAGACCAACCggatacctggagggacaacagGAAATAAGGTCATAGACCAACCggatacctggagggacaacagGAAATAAGGTCATAGACCGACCggatacctggagggacaacagGAAATAAGGTTATAGACCAACCggatacctggagggacaacagGAAATAAGGTCATAGACCGACCggatacctggagggacaacagGAAATAAGGTTATAGACCAACCggatacctggagggacaacagGAAATAAGGTCATAGACCGACCGGATAATAAGGTTAAAGTGGTACAGTAGATATGGGTGTAGACCGACCGGATAATAAGGTTAAAGTGGTACAGTAGATATGGGTGTAGACCGACCGGATAATAAGGTTAAAGTGGTACAGTAGATATGGGTGTAGACCGACCGGATAATAAGGTTAAAGTGGTACAGTAGATATGGGTGTAGACCGACCGGATAATAAGGTTAAAGTGGTACAGTAGATATGGGTGTAGACCAAGCAATAAATGAGCTCTTTACTCATTttagtttatctttatttaactaggcaagtcagttaagaaaataatcttattttaaatgacggcctaggaacagtgggttaactgccttgttcaggggcagaacgacagatttgtaccttgtcagctcggggattcgaacttgcaacctttcggttactagtccaacgctctaaccactaggctaccctgccgcctctacactctaacaactaggctaccctgccgccccatct
This window encodes:
- the LOC139386603 gene encoding kelch-like protein 24, which codes for MVLILGRRLNREDSGTRDSPAVKRKVFEVDSKTLTGNEVLEFSSGSSHSEAILQVFNEFRDSRLFTDVVISVQGREFPCHRAVLSACSSYFRAMFCNDHRESREMLVEINGILAEAMDSFLSYVYTGRAKITTDNVQFLFETSSLFQISTLRDACAKFLEDQLDPCNCLGIQRFADAHALKQLASRCRSYALANFPDVAQHEEFLDLRRDELEEYICSDELAIGKEEVVFEAVMRWVYHSVEPRRPVLKDLLHHVRLPLLHPNYFVQTVEGDQIIQTAPECYQLLHEARRYHVLGNEMMSPRTRPRRSTGYSEVIVVVGGCERVGGFNLPYTECYDPVTGEWKALAKLPEFTKSEYAVCALRNDILVSGGRINGRDVWMYNSQLNLWIRVASLNKGRWRHKMGVLLGKVYAVGGYDGQSRLSSVECYDSFSNRWTEVAPMKEAVSSPAVSSCAGKLFVIGGGPDDNTCSDKVQCYDPEEDTWALRASIPIAKRCITAVSLNNLIYVSGGLTKSIFCYDPAEDYWMHVVHTFSKQESCGMSVCNGKIFILGGRGENGEASDTILCYDPATGIITGVAAMPRPISYHGCVTIHRYNEKFLHRP